A window of the Coleofasciculus sp. FACHB-T130 genome harbors these coding sequences:
- a CDS encoding fatty acid desaturase → MQSKLIELNNPVEEELYLGDSEPPFTLQDLKAAIPPECFVPSTKRSLFYFLVDVGIIGILYAIASYLDSWWFWPVFWLAQGTMFWALFVVGHDCGHGSFSRKKWVNNLIGHLAHIPILVPYHGWRISHRTHHKNTGNIDTDESWYPVTESQYREMPAYEKFVRFNALALLVAYPLYLFKGTPGKPGSHFLPSNPVFRPSEKWDVITSATLWTLMLGCLGWLTYQWGWMWLVKYYVGPYEVFVVWLALVTFLHHTDPDIPWYRGKDWYFLKGALSTIDHDYGFINNIHHNIGTHVAHHIFLSIPHYHLKTATEAIKPILGNYYRKSNRSVFQAFLRSNPSCHFVTDTGAKVYYKSKKELQKD, encoded by the coding sequence GTGCAATCTAAGCTCATAGAGTTAAATAATCCTGTCGAAGAAGAATTATATTTGGGTGACTCAGAACCCCCCTTTACCCTTCAAGACTTGAAAGCCGCCATTCCCCCAGAGTGCTTTGTGCCCTCCACCAAGCGATCGCTGTTTTATTTTCTAGTGGATGTAGGGATAATCGGCATCCTCTACGCGATCGCTAGCTACCTGGATTCCTGGTGGTTTTGGCCTGTATTTTGGTTGGCGCAGGGAACGATGTTCTGGGCGTTGTTTGTCGTCGGACACGACTGCGGTCACGGTTCTTTTTCCAGAAAAAAATGGGTAAATAACCTGATTGGGCATTTGGCACACATTCCCATCCTCGTGCCGTATCATGGGTGGCGTATCAGCCACCGAACTCACCACAAAAATACCGGCAACATTGACACGGATGAAAGCTGGTATCCCGTTACAGAAAGCCAGTATCGGGAGATGCCCGCGTATGAAAAATTTGTCCGCTTTAATGCCTTAGCCTTACTGGTGGCTTATCCGTTGTACTTGTTTAAAGGGACTCCTGGAAAGCCTGGCTCTCATTTTCTCCCCAGTAACCCTGTGTTTCGACCCTCAGAAAAATGGGATGTCATCACTAGCGCAACCCTCTGGACGCTGATGCTGGGTTGCTTAGGCTGGTTAACTTATCAGTGGGGCTGGATGTGGCTGGTCAAATACTATGTAGGCCCCTACGAGGTTTTTGTCGTCTGGCTGGCATTGGTAACATTTCTGCACCATACCGACCCGGATATTCCTTGGTATCGTGGGAAAGACTGGTATTTTCTCAAGGGTGCTTTATCTACGATTGACCACGATTATGGGTTTATCAATAATATTCACCATAATATTGGCACCCATGTAGCTCATCACATATTCCTTAGCATTCCTCACTACCACCTGAAGACAGCGACTGAGGCGATTAAACCCATTTTGGGTAATTACTACCGAAAATCCAATCGGTCAGTTTTCCAAGCCTTCCTACGCTCTAACCCTTCCTGTCATTTTGTAACGGATACAGGGGCGAAGGTTTACTACAAATCTAAAAAAGAACTCCAAAAAGACTAA
- a CDS encoding peroxiredoxin, whose amino-acid sequence MNSRRIFLKTLLASFFALITWLSITPSAAALGGKLPTVNQSAPEFTLPTNTGDGEVSLSDYRGQWVVLYFYPQDFTSGCTLEARRFQQDLPKYLDKNTQIIGVSADSVDSHAKFCDSEKLKFPLLADTDGKVSKAYGSWIGFVSMRHTFIVDPQGVLRETFTGINPAIHSSEVLVRLNELQAAS is encoded by the coding sequence ATGAATTCTCGTCGCATCTTCCTCAAGACTCTATTGGCAAGTTTTTTCGCCCTCATCACCTGGTTGAGCATTACACCATCAGCTGCTGCGCTCGGCGGCAAGCTGCCTACTGTAAATCAATCGGCTCCAGAGTTTACCCTGCCAACGAATACCGGCGATGGCGAAGTCTCCCTGTCCGATTACCGGGGTCAATGGGTGGTTCTCTACTTTTATCCCCAAGACTTCACCTCTGGTTGCACTCTAGAAGCCCGCAGATTTCAGCAAGACTTGCCGAAATACCTGGATAAAAATACTCAAATTATTGGCGTCAGTGCTGATTCTGTTGATTCTCATGCCAAGTTCTGCGATTCAGAAAAGCTGAAGTTTCCACTGCTGGCTGATACAGATGGCAAGGTGAGCAAAGCTTACGGTTCTTGGATTGGATTTGTCTCGATGCGCCATACCTTCATTGTCGATCCACAGGGAGTGCTACGCGAGACATTTACAGGGATCAATCCTGCAATTCACAGTAGCGAGGTTTTGGTACGTCTCAATGAATTGCAGGCAGCATCCTAA
- a CDS encoding WGxxGxxG family protein — protein MKNSNLSKLVSAGVLAASVALVPMTLPASAQTDSSAPGTTNTAPDTTTTAPSQGVNNADYEGDRDSNWGWLGLLGLAGLAGLAGRKHDDRVAYRDPNEATSSTYRR, from the coding sequence ATGAAAAATTCAAACTTGTCCAAATTGGTGAGTGCTGGTGTTCTTGCAGCTAGCGTCGCTTTGGTTCCCATGACCCTACCTGCTTCCGCCCAGACCGATAGTTCAGCTCCCGGTACCACCAATACAGCTCCCGACACCACCACCACTGCTCCGAGTCAAGGCGTAAACAACGCCGATTATGAAGGCGATCGCGATTCTAATTGGGGTTGGTTAGGACTGCTGGGTTTAGCTGGTTTAGCTGGTTTAGCTGGTCGTAAACACGACGACCGTGTAGCTTACCGCGACCCAAATGAAGCCACTTCTTCTACTTATCGTCGGTAA